A single Brachybacterium sillae DNA region contains:
- a CDS encoding AMP-binding protein — protein MPSTRLDWITPPPFDGTPRSLAAHVAALGALERGEASVWLGPPSLDPPATIRADLTEPVLVVPTSGSTGQPRAVLLTRSALMASQDATAEVLGGHGAWLPLLPPTHIAGVQVIARAWHTALRGDCEEPPAAVDTPWTLPVLPDLSTHFDADAFVAAAEPFLASVPDGVPRLTSLVPTQLQRLVTGATGTAARARSLLTRFDAVLVGGAATAPDLLARARAARVRVRTTYGSSETAGGCVYDGRALPGVRLRIEDPDHDGSGRLLIASPTLLTGHLGPEGVIDRSALVDDPGGPWLRTSDLANLSAGHEPTLRVLGRADDVITTGGRKVQPQDVERAIERSLMLRGMVTGSVVVGVPDAEWGERVEALVTLAPGVDPAEASALVRAALRTTEVPSHRIPRRVHVVQELPLLGIGKIDRSAARRLAQRADDPAQGED, from the coding sequence ATGCCCAGCACCCGCCTCGACTGGATCACTCCCCCGCCGTTCGACGGCACCCCCCGGTCCCTTGCCGCCCACGTGGCGGCGCTCGGTGCTCTGGAGCGGGGCGAGGCCTCGGTGTGGTTGGGGCCGCCGTCCCTCGATCCGCCCGCCACGATCCGGGCCGACCTCACCGAACCCGTGCTGGTGGTCCCCACCTCCGGCTCCACCGGACAGCCCCGTGCGGTGCTCCTCACCCGCAGCGCGCTCATGGCCTCGCAGGACGCGACCGCCGAGGTGCTCGGCGGCCACGGCGCCTGGCTGCCGCTGCTGCCACCCACCCACATCGCGGGGGTGCAGGTCATCGCCCGCGCCTGGCACACCGCCCTCCGGGGAGACTGCGAGGAACCCCCGGCAGCCGTCGACACTCCCTGGACCCTTCCGGTGCTCCCGGACCTCAGCACCCACTTCGACGCGGACGCCTTCGTCGCCGCCGCCGAGCCGTTCCTCGCCTCCGTGCCCGACGGCGTCCCGCGGCTCACCTCTCTGGTGCCCACCCAGCTGCAGCGTCTGGTCACCGGTGCCACCGGGACCGCCGCCCGCGCCCGCTCCCTGCTCACCCGCTTCGATGCGGTGCTGGTGGGCGGCGCCGCCACCGCCCCCGATCTGCTGGCCCGCGCCCGCGCGGCCCGCGTGCGGGTGCGCACCACCTACGGCTCCTCGGAGACCGCCGGAGGTTGTGTCTATGACGGCCGTGCTCTGCCGGGTGTGCGGCTGCGGATCGAGGATCCCGACCATGACGGCAGCGGCCGCCTGCTCATCGCCTCCCCCACCTTGCTCACCGGCCACCTGGGCCCCGAGGGTGTGATCGATCGCAGTGCCCTGGTCGACGATCCCGGCGGCCCCTGGCTGCGCACCTCCGACCTCGCGAACCTGTCGGCGGGGCATGAGCCGACGCTGCGGGTGCTCGGCCGCGCCGATGACGTCATCACCACCGGGGGTCGCAAGGTGCAGCCGCAGGACGTGGAGCGCGCCATCGAACGGTCCCTCATGCTGCGCGGCATGGTCACCGGCAGCGTCGTCGTGGGGGTGCCGGATGCGGAATGGGGGGAACGGGTGGAGGCGCTGGTGACCCTGGCCCCCGGGGTGGATCCCGCGGAGGCTTCCGCCCTGGTGCGGGCGGCGCTGCGCACCACCGAGGTGCCCTCCCACCGGATCCCCCGGCGGGTGCATGTGGTCCAGGAGCTGCCGCTGCTGGGCATCGGTAAGATCGATCGGTCCGCCGCCCGCCGCCTGGCACAGCGGGCCGATGATCCCGCCCAAGGAGAGGACTGA
- a CDS encoding DUF4229 domain-containing protein, with protein sequence MRSVLVYSVLRLALFGLLWWLLHLAGLGLGLAGIAAAVVAMLVSILALGRQREAAARAWQAADERRRERRGEVRDEDADAEDDLLDGRTPGAGSQSASPSSNRSA encoded by the coding sequence ATGCGTTCCGTCCTCGTCTACTCCGTGCTGCGCCTGGCCCTGTTCGGGCTGCTGTGGTGGCTGCTGCACCTGGCCGGACTGGGGCTAGGGCTGGCGGGCATCGCCGCCGCGGTGGTGGCGATGCTGGTGTCGATCCTGGCGCTGGGCCGGCAGCGGGAGGCCGCGGCCCGGGCGTGGCAGGCGGCCGATGAGCGTCGGCGGGAGCGCCGCGGGGAGGTGCGCGACGAGGACGCCGACGCCGAGGACGACCTGCTCGACGGCCGGACGCCCGGCGCCGGATCTCAGAGCGCCAGCCCGAGCAGCAACAGGAGCGCGTAG
- a CDS encoding PLD nuclease N-terminal domain-containing protein — protein MPRVVLAVIALALALYALSDCLQSPRSREALGPRWVWVVVILLLPIVGPLLWLLIGRTATVRRPEPPRALAPDDDPEFLRRLDEQIRRERRDRERGQDPDTPDDPHPRG, from the coding sequence ATGCCCCGCGTCGTCCTCGCCGTCATCGCCCTGGCGCTCGCGCTCTACGCGTTGAGCGACTGCCTGCAGAGCCCGCGCTCCCGGGAGGCTTTGGGGCCGCGGTGGGTGTGGGTGGTGGTGATCCTGCTGCTGCCGATCGTCGGCCCGCTGCTGTGGCTGCTCATCGGCCGCACCGCGACCGTGCGGCGGCCGGAGCCTCCGCGAGCGCTCGCCCCCGACGACGACCCGGAGTTCCTGCGCCGCCTGGACGAGCAGATCCGCCGGGAGCGGCGCGACCGTGAGCGCGGCCAGGACCCCGACACCCCCGATGATCCCCACCCCCGAGGTTGA
- a CDS encoding 1,4-dihydroxy-2-naphthoate polyprenyltransferase: protein MATLSQWVQGARPRTLPAAVAPVAVGTGAALEHGGVDAATVISRALLALVVALALQVGVNFANDFSDGVRGTDDDRVGPLRLTGSGLARPSAVKAAAIGALAVGGLAGVLLVAIAGIWWTLVIGAAAIAAAWFYTGGKRPYGYMGLGEVFVFVFFGLVAVCGTTYAITGTVTLISLLGAVAIGLLAVAILVANNLRDIPGDTVAGKRTLAVRLGDPRTRVLFLACLAVPALLAVVIGALHLPALLALLSLPLALPAVRAVRRGDQGRDLIPAIGSIGRLELVYALLLLLGLAL, encoded by the coding sequence GTGGCGACCCTTTCGCAGTGGGTGCAGGGCGCCCGCCCCCGCACCCTTCCCGCCGCTGTGGCCCCGGTGGCCGTCGGCACCGGCGCCGCCCTGGAGCACGGCGGGGTGGATGCCGCCACCGTGATCTCCCGGGCGCTGCTCGCGCTGGTGGTGGCGCTCGCCCTGCAGGTGGGCGTCAACTTTGCCAACGACTTCTCCGACGGGGTGCGCGGCACCGACGATGACCGCGTCGGGCCGCTGCGACTGACCGGCTCCGGTCTCGCCCGCCCCTCGGCGGTGAAGGCCGCCGCCATCGGTGCCCTCGCCGTCGGGGGGCTCGCCGGGGTGCTGCTGGTGGCGATCGCCGGGATCTGGTGGACCCTTGTGATCGGCGCGGCCGCCATCGCCGCCGCCTGGTTCTACACCGGTGGGAAACGCCCCTACGGGTACATGGGCCTCGGCGAGGTGTTCGTCTTCGTGTTCTTCGGCCTGGTGGCGGTGTGCGGCACCACCTACGCCATCACCGGCACCGTCACCCTCATCAGCCTGCTGGGGGCGGTGGCGATCGGCCTGCTCGCCGTCGCGATCCTGGTGGCGAACAATCTGCGGGACATCCCGGGTGACACGGTGGCCGGGAAGCGCACCCTGGCGGTGCGGCTCGGGGACCCGCGCACCCGCGTCCTGTTCCTCGCCTGCCTGGCGGTGCCGGCACTGCTGGCGGTGGTGATCGGCGCCCTGCATCTTCCGGCGCTGCTGGCCCTGCTGTCACTGCCGCTGGCCCTGCCGGCGGTGCGGGCGGTGCGCCGCGGCGATCAGGGCCGCGACCTCATCCCGGCGATCGGCTCCATCGGCCGCCTGGAACTGGTCTACGCGCTCCTGTTGCTGCTCGGGCTGGCGCTCTGA